The following are encoded in a window of Gemmatimonadota bacterium genomic DNA:
- a CDS encoding aminotransferase class IV, translating to MTTFYLNGQYVPREQALIPVEDRGFIFGDGIYEGVRYAAGRLFEWDAHAERMVNGLAGLRIPFGAEQVAALKGVQEKLVRDNGLQDGEAFLYLEVTRGAAPRTHNFPTATVSPTVFVSASKFAVSRPLREQGGKAISYPDLRWKRRDWKTVNLLGNVLARQAAAEAGAYEAILNEDGIITEGAATNVFAMLDGTLRTHPLSQRILPGITRQVILELLAERGVALDETPIPADRLASASEIFVCGSTTDVTPIVTLDGKPVGNGQPGALTVKLRDAFEARLYQAAGSVR from the coding sequence ATGACGACGTTTTACTTGAATGGCCAGTACGTGCCACGCGAACAGGCGCTGATTCCCGTGGAGGATCGCGGGTTCATTTTTGGCGACGGCATTTATGAAGGCGTGCGTTACGCGGCCGGCCGACTGTTTGAGTGGGACGCGCACGCGGAGCGTATGGTGAACGGGCTCGCCGGATTGCGCATTCCGTTTGGCGCGGAGCAGGTGGCCGCGCTGAAGGGTGTGCAGGAGAAGCTGGTGCGCGACAACGGTCTCCAAGACGGCGAAGCGTTTTTGTATCTCGAGGTGACGCGCGGTGCAGCGCCACGCACGCACAACTTCCCCACGGCAACGGTCTCTCCGACGGTTTTCGTGTCCGCGTCGAAGTTTGCGGTGTCGCGTCCGCTACGCGAGCAGGGCGGCAAGGCCATCAGCTATCCCGATCTCCGCTGGAAGCGGCGCGACTGGAAGACGGTGAACCTGCTCGGCAATGTGCTGGCGCGTCAGGCCGCGGCTGAGGCTGGTGCCTACGAAGCGATTCTCAACGAAGACGGCATTATCACTGAGGGCGCGGCGACGAACGTCTTTGCCATGCTCGACGGCACGTTGCGTACGCATCCGTTGTCGCAGCGCATTCTCCCAGGGATCACCCGCCAGGTGATTTTGGAGCTGCTGGCCGAACGCGGGGTCGCGCTCGACGAGACGCCCATTCCGGCCGACCGTCTGGCGAGTGCCAGCGAAATCTTTGTGTGCGGTTCGACCACCGACGTCACGCCCATTGTGACGCTGGACGGAAAGCCGGTGGGCAATGGGCAGCCGGGGGCGCTGACGGTGAAGCTGCGCGACGCCTTCGAGGCGCGATTGTATCAGGCGGCCGGAAGCGTGCGGTGA